The DNA segment GAAAGCGGCGAAAGCTCTCGCCGTGGCGGCGCAGGTAGCGGCGCTCCTTGAGCCGCGGGCCGACGACGCAGTAGGTCGTCCACAGGAGAGCGAGCGCCATCCGGTCGGGTGTCCAGACCGGGCCGGTCCAGAGGGTCAGGGCGAAGCCGAGATAGACCGGCTGCCGCGTCCACCGGTAGAGACCGCCGGTGGGAAACGAACCGTAGACCGGCTTCTCGCCCCGCCACACTGCCGTCCAACCCAGCGAACCGGTCTGCAGCGGGAACCCGGCATCGTAGAGGGCCTTCAACAGGAAGATCCAGCTCGCCGCGTAGAGGCCGTTGCTCACGAGGGCTGCCGCGCCGTGCGGTTCCCACCAGACGATGCCGGAGGGCGACCAGAGGAGGAACGTCAGGGCGATCTGGACCGCGGCGATGGCGGCGAAGGTCGTGGTCGAAAGCGCCCCACCGAGCCCGCCCGGGGCGAGGCGAGCAAGGAGCGCCCCACCGCGCCGGCCGAGGAGGAAGGAGTGCAGGATCGGGAACTGGAAGATCAGCAGGGCGTTCGCCAGCCAGGCGGCGGCGCCGTGCGCAGTGCCGATGGAGAACCGCATGCCCTGATGGAGATTCAGTACCATCGCGCCGACGCCGGCCACGAAGATGCCGTGGGCGGCGAGGCCGTAGAGCGCGGCGATGAGCCGCCGCCGTCCCGGAGTCATCACTCCTCCCACGTGCCCTCGGCCCGCACCAGGATGTCGACCGTCTTGGCCGCGCGGGCAACGAGGAAGCTCGGGTCGTGAAGACCCCATTCGACATAGGGAATCGGGAACGCGAGCTCACCGCGCACCTTGCCATCGGCACTCTCGACCGTGGTCGAGATCGTCATCGGGTGGTCCGCGCCGTGCAGGCTCATGACCCCCACGATGCGCAGCTCGCTCTTGCCCGGGTCGGCGACCACTCCCTCGACACGGCGCGCCCGGAAGACGATCGTGGGGAAGCGGGCC comes from the Thermoanaerobaculia bacterium genome and includes:
- a CDS encoding isoprenylcysteine carboxylmethyltransferase family protein, with protein sequence MTPGRRRLIAALYGLAAHGIFVAGVGAMVLNLHQGMRFSIGTAHGAAAWLANALLIFQFPILHSFLLGRRGGALLARLAPGGLGGALSTTTFAAIAAVQIALTFLLWSPSGIVWWEPHGAAALVSNGLYAASWIFLLKALYDAGFPLQTGSLGWTAVWRGEKPVYGSFPTGGLYRWTRQPVYLGFALTLWTGPVWTPDRMALALLWTTYCVVGPRLKERRYLRRHGESFRRFQAEVPYMVPGRRKTA
- a CDS encoding YceI family protein — encoded protein: MHRLLNLLTLILCAAVALPALAAERAVRLDPAASAVTFTLGTTFHEVHGTMVLTSGTIRFDTESGEASGEIIVDATRAATGNEDRDETMHAEVLETARFPTIVFRARRVEGVVADPGKSELRIVGVMSLHGADHPMTISTTVESADGKVRGELAFPIPYVEWGLHDPSFLVARAAKTVDILVRAEGTWEE